One Thermofilum sp. genomic window carries:
- a CDS encoding nucleotidyltransferase domain-containing protein, translated as MEVVRRRAAERRRVVEEARRWASSLSFKATAILVGSYARGDFNKWSDVDVLLITGELGGGPLERLRKVEAPPGYEVIVWTPEEFALLLKKGNPLALEAARSGVFLRDDYGLSSSPELRARSESPGSGSARRVRSEA; from the coding sequence GTGGAGGTCGTTAGAAGGAGAGCTGCGGAGAGGAGGAGAGTAGTGGAGGAAGCCAGGAGGTGGGCTTCGAGCCTGAGCTTCAAAGCTACAGCTATCCTGGTAGGCTCTTACGCTAGAGGCGACTTCAACAAGTGGAGCGATGTCGATGTTCTCTTAATAACCGGAGAGCTCGGAGGCGGCCCCCTGGAGAGGCTGAGGAAGGTAGAAGCCCCGCCGGGCTACGAGGTTATAGTGTGGACTCCGGAGGAGTTCGCGCTCCTGCTGAAGAAAGGCAACCCTCTGGCCCTCGAAGCAGCCCGCAGCGGTGTCTTCCTGAGAGACGACTACGGCTTATCCAGCTCCCCAGAGCTCAGGGCTCGCAGCGAGTCGCCCGGCTCTGGCTCTGCGAGAAGGGTCCGTAGCGAGGCCTAG
- a CDS encoding HEPN domain-containing protein, whose amino-acid sequence MRKPYKVRDRGRAVFLLDREEFERWFRTAKKSLESAEGDAERGDYNWACFKSHQAAELSVKALLHGLGLHAYGHSVARLLREASNRGLSVPGELVDCARELDKLYIPTRYPNAWAEGAPFEYYTADDAAKAISASKRILEWVEDTWRSLEGELRRGGE is encoded by the coding sequence GTGCGGAAGCCTTATAAGGTTCGAGACCGCGGGAGAGCGGTCTTCTTGCTCGACAGGGAGGAGTTTGAAAGGTGGTTTAGAACCGCCAAGAAGAGTCTCGAGTCCGCCGAGGGGGATGCGGAGAGAGGCGACTACAACTGGGCCTGCTTCAAGTCCCACCAGGCGGCCGAGCTCTCTGTAAAGGCTCTGCTGCACGGCCTCGGCTTGCACGCCTACGGTCACAGCGTCGCGAGGCTGCTCAGGGAAGCTTCGAACAGAGGCTTAAGCGTCCCGGGCGAGCTGGTGGACTGCGCTAGGGAGCTAGATAAGCTGTACATCCCTACAAGGTACCCTAACGCGTGGGCTGAAGGGGCGCCCTTCGAGTACTACACCGCAGACGATGCTGCTAAAGCTATTAGTGCGTCGAAACGTATTCTGGAGTGGGTCGAAGATACGTGGAGGTCGTTAGAAGGAGAGCTGCGGAGAGGAGGAGAGTAG
- a CDS encoding CARDB domain-containing protein has product MKETCCPKAREAVALCLALLVALPLSWSPQVYAQVDYESIAVLLNNVKQVRYRYADSDGNSGEIGFQVLGEETVQGEAAWKVKLEVYPRGKEATVATLWISKSTSRCLQVELKGEVYTGPVAEMFWSQLLVIWATFIGTHTKTWEFAVLYNLAEGGYGRITFLGSELRAVGPTLLLVYKWRWEGYSSAPEAFRGVAEYWFAPASFGTIVVKLYLESSDRQKWLDIELLSIELVRPQPRPNIVIADVRYKERVAPGEEDPVTVVVSNTGDAIGAHNLTITVNEKVEKSFLVVLNPGERKSLNYTLSFTAEGTYTVKVDGITFTITVSRILPARFEVSNLRISPSSVKVGDHSTISVDIKNTGAQPGTHEVMLKVNSQVIESKTVALDPGESTTVSFSYAPSREGTYTIEVDGLTGFLVVGRAGEGVPGGPAPQAPAETGVPWLIIII; this is encoded by the coding sequence GTGAAAGAAACCTGCTGCCCGAAAGCGAGGGAGGCGGTCGCACTATGCCTCGCCCTTCTAGTGGCACTACCGCTGAGCTGGAGCCCCCAGGTCTACGCGCAGGTAGACTACGAGAGCATAGCGGTTTTGCTGAACAATGTTAAGCAGGTCAGGTACCGCTACGCGGATAGCGACGGTAACTCCGGAGAGATAGGCTTCCAGGTCCTCGGGGAGGAGACCGTGCAGGGAGAGGCTGCGTGGAAGGTTAAGCTTGAAGTCTACCCGAGGGGTAAGGAGGCGACGGTCGCAACCCTATGGATCTCGAAATCCACTAGCAGGTGCTTGCAGGTAGAGCTCAAGGGGGAGGTCTACACTGGCCCGGTTGCCGAGATGTTCTGGAGCCAGCTTCTAGTTATCTGGGCGACTTTCATCGGCACTCACACAAAGACTTGGGAGTTCGCTGTGCTCTACAACCTCGCGGAGGGCGGTTACGGGAGGATTACCTTCCTCGGGTCTGAGCTCAGGGCGGTGGGCCCCACTCTGCTTCTAGTCTACAAGTGGAGGTGGGAGGGGTACTCTAGCGCGCCTGAAGCGTTTAGGGGGGTCGCCGAGTACTGGTTCGCCCCCGCGAGCTTCGGCACTATCGTGGTGAAGCTGTACCTCGAGAGCTCTGACCGCCAGAAGTGGCTTGACATCGAGCTCTTATCGATCGAGCTGGTGCGCCCCCAGCCGAGGCCGAACATCGTGATCGCTGACGTGAGGTATAAGGAGCGGGTGGCGCCGGGCGAGGAGGATCCGGTCACAGTCGTGGTTTCCAACACGGGCGACGCTATCGGTGCCCACAACTTGACGATTACTGTGAACGAAAAAGTCGAGAAGAGCTTCTTAGTTGTTCTGAACCCCGGCGAGAGGAAGAGCCTGAACTACACGCTGTCTTTCACAGCGGAGGGCACGTACACCGTGAAAGTCGACGGCATAACATTCACCATCACGGTTTCGAGGATCCTGCCGGCGAGGTTCGAGGTCAGCAATCTGAGAATAAGCCCCAGCTCCGTAAAGGTGGGAGACCACTCGACGATCTCGGTTGACATCAAGAACACTGGCGCGCAGCCCGGCACGCACGAGGTCATGCTGAAAGTCAACAGCCAGGTTATCGAATCTAAGACTGTCGCGCTAGACCCAGGCGAGTCGACCACGGTGAGCTTCTCGTACGCTCCGAGTAGGGAAGGCACGTATACCATTGAAGTTGACGGCCTAACCGGGTTCTTGGTAGTGGGCAGAGCGGGTGAAGGAGTACCGGGAGGCCCAGCTCCACAAGCCCCGGCGGAGACAGGAGTCCCGTGGCTCATCATAATCATATAG
- a CDS encoding zinc ribbon domain-containing protein gives MKCPNCGSEVRETDNYCPNCGYPLKPEARRASPAPTVVVLVALAAAILLLLAFWALPAFFTPYWMPWHCPMCGWWPAYGAPRALPGLIASILLFALLALLLAVLLPYLLRKSR, from the coding sequence ATGAAGTGCCCTAACTGCGGGAGCGAAGTACGTGAAACTGACAACTACTGCCCCAACTGCGGGTACCCCCTCAAGCCGGAAGCGCGGCGAGCCTCTCCGGCCCCCACAGTAGTGGTGCTGGTAGCTCTCGCCGCGGCAATCCTGCTTCTCCTCGCCTTCTGGGCTCTCCCAGCCTTCTTCACTCCGTACTGGATGCCTTGGCACTGCCCGATGTGCGGCTGGTGGCCAGCCTACGGAGCACCCAGAGCACTACCAGGACTCATAGCTTCCATCTTGCTTTTCGCTCTCCTAGCTTTACTCCTCGCCGTGCTGCTACCCTACCTGTTGAGGAAGAGTAGGTGA
- a CDS encoding ATP-binding protein — MIEVGRVVTVYGRSLVRFAALEDRVHLLLKPGAYVKVECGQRWAYAMVVSFNLLDELYRKGRIVEELEGYPELRPARNELIAMLVGLEENGSVRRGIPELPKPGQKVYAADSGDLARIASAGDIEVGRLSCDPSVPLALNLNMLCSRHFAVLAMTGAGKSNSVAVILSSILEKYPYSRVIVLDTHSEYVPLARKYQSVRVASPAGWTARLLEARYGLKPLPLEVPIWTLGFEEIAGLLRLDPSRATKQLMYLRDALQEVRRKRYERAGADDIVYFEAEELLESLEKRGRGRYDRSLDDLVLKLEILLDDADLRYVTRPRASRKVYEKVDAPEPRKSVEAYAKIYGTLLEPGLTVIALGGLPSDAQASTVATILKSMWRLITASVLSGSPLPTLLVVEEAHNYAPQGRWSPAREILERIAKEGRKFGIGLGVVSQRPRELSQTLLAQCGTLIALRTANPRDQEYILSSMEDVVGEMVEGLSGLATGEALVSGPAAPIPAVIRFYDFQARHGIALGGKDLDWASEWSQPPKPVELTPYLTRELEEEVEEGEAAAGRSRPLEEFF, encoded by the coding sequence GTGATCGAGGTTGGGAGGGTCGTCACGGTTTACGGCAGGAGCCTGGTGAGGTTCGCCGCGCTGGAGGACCGCGTGCACCTGCTGCTGAAGCCGGGCGCCTACGTGAAAGTGGAGTGCGGGCAGCGCTGGGCTTACGCGATGGTAGTCAGCTTCAACCTGCTGGACGAGCTCTACAGGAAGGGGAGGATCGTCGAGGAGCTGGAAGGCTACCCGGAGCTCAGGCCCGCGAGGAACGAGCTCATCGCGATGCTCGTAGGGCTCGAGGAGAACGGGTCAGTGCGCAGAGGCATCCCCGAGCTCCCGAAGCCCGGGCAGAAGGTCTACGCGGCGGACAGCGGGGACCTCGCCAGGATCGCGAGCGCTGGCGACATCGAGGTCGGGAGGCTGAGCTGCGACCCGAGCGTGCCGCTCGCGCTCAACCTCAACATGCTCTGCTCCAGGCACTTCGCAGTGCTGGCGATGACGGGTGCGGGTAAGTCGAACTCGGTCGCCGTGATCCTCTCCTCGATCCTCGAGAAGTACCCCTACTCGAGGGTTATCGTCCTGGACACTCACAGCGAGTACGTCCCCCTCGCGCGCAAGTACCAGAGCGTGAGGGTCGCCTCGCCAGCCGGGTGGACGGCGCGCCTGCTCGAAGCGAGGTACGGGCTCAAGCCGCTACCCCTCGAGGTACCCATCTGGACGCTGGGCTTCGAGGAGATTGCCGGGCTCCTGCGGCTCGACCCCTCGAGGGCGACGAAGCAGCTCATGTACCTGAGGGACGCCCTGCAGGAAGTTAGGCGGAAGCGGTACGAGCGGGCCGGCGCCGACGACATCGTGTACTTCGAGGCTGAAGAGCTCCTGGAGTCTCTCGAGAAGCGGGGGCGGGGCCGCTACGACCGCTCTCTCGACGACCTCGTCCTCAAGCTCGAGATCCTCCTCGACGACGCCGACCTCAGGTACGTCACGAGGCCTAGAGCGAGCAGGAAGGTTTACGAGAAAGTTGACGCGCCAGAGCCGAGGAAGAGCGTCGAAGCCTACGCGAAGATCTACGGCACGCTCCTGGAGCCAGGCCTCACCGTCATCGCGCTGGGCGGCCTACCCAGCGACGCCCAGGCGTCGACAGTAGCCACCATCCTGAAGTCTATGTGGAGGCTCATCACCGCGAGCGTCCTCTCGGGCTCGCCGCTCCCAACCCTCCTCGTCGTGGAGGAGGCGCACAACTACGCGCCGCAGGGCAGGTGGAGCCCGGCTCGGGAAATCCTCGAGCGCATCGCGAAAGAGGGGAGGAAGTTCGGCATCGGCTTGGGCGTAGTGAGCCAGAGGCCCAGGGAGCTCTCCCAGACCCTGCTAGCCCAGTGCGGTACGCTGATCGCGCTGAGGACGGCGAACCCCAGAGACCAGGAGTACATTCTCAGCAGCATGGAGGACGTGGTCGGCGAGATGGTGGAAGGCCTCTCGGGGCTCGCGACGGGCGAAGCCCTCGTCTCGGGCCCTGCCGCGCCGATACCCGCGGTCATCCGGTTCTACGACTTCCAGGCTAGGCACGGCATCGCGCTCGGGGGTAAAGACCTGGACTGGGCTAGCGAGTGGAGCCAGCCTCCGAAGCCGGTGGAGCTGACCCCCTACCTCACCCGCGAGCTCGAGGAGGAAGTGGAGGAGGGGGAAGCTGCAGCGGGGAGGAGCCGCCCGCTCGAAGAGTTCTTCTAG
- a CDS encoding DNA double-strand break repair nuclease NurA, whose protein sequence is MSAIGAVLEDIGRLLSEVEKRVEALAKPISGEPFGKVGFVDGSYAMDERRGVYLLVLSAASLVVEGDRMEGVLKGSRRPHVLLLIPKSYAESRASLLMSIFELLGALDLVGRGVEAVFLDGSYVSEMMVPFSHARDAYENFSAASRVEPGTLEKWGEASAKAALEAAGGEPLRSLAKLLDDISLCRSELYGELCGESPDLKCVKEALDFAVVYCETTAYLALLDHFLRECGRRGVKPFWVAKDAESRYIVEREGVLGWLNDLSLLDYAWRGWESAYTLLKGVKIHKPKPCAVWAKLLDRVYGEWGGYGVGYFKLSRAGAVSQVTYPGFVPEDAVLSALATLLFLADRRGYPRPLSYVHHIAVLNPEFARLLADELYKRQANPILKSMLAPSGRVAAGLR, encoded by the coding sequence GTGTCGGCTATTGGCGCTGTGCTTGAGGATATCGGGCGCTTGCTCAGCGAGGTTGAGAAGCGTGTCGAAGCTCTCGCGAAGCCGATCTCCGGAGAGCCTTTCGGGAAGGTGGGCTTCGTCGACGGGAGCTACGCGATGGACGAGAGGAGGGGGGTGTACCTCCTGGTCCTCTCCGCCGCTTCGCTGGTCGTCGAGGGTGACAGGATGGAGGGGGTTCTCAAGGGGAGCAGGAGGCCGCACGTGCTGCTGCTGATCCCGAAGAGCTACGCCGAGTCGAGGGCGAGCCTCCTAATGTCTATTTTCGAGCTGCTCGGGGCTCTCGACCTGGTGGGGAGGGGTGTCGAGGCCGTCTTCCTCGACGGCAGCTACGTCTCCGAGATGATGGTCCCCTTCAGCCACGCCCGCGACGCTTACGAGAACTTCAGCGCAGCATCTAGGGTGGAGCCCGGCACCCTCGAGAAGTGGGGTGAAGCTTCGGCGAAGGCAGCCCTGGAGGCCGCTGGCGGGGAGCCTCTCCGCTCGCTCGCCAAGCTTCTGGACGACATCTCTCTCTGCCGCAGCGAGCTCTACGGGGAGCTCTGCGGCGAGAGCCCCGACTTGAAGTGCGTGAAGGAGGCGCTCGACTTCGCCGTAGTCTACTGCGAGACGACAGCTTACCTCGCGCTCCTCGACCACTTCCTAAGGGAGTGCGGGAGGAGGGGGGTGAAGCCCTTCTGGGTGGCGAAGGACGCAGAGAGCCGGTACATCGTCGAGCGGGAGGGGGTTCTCGGCTGGCTGAACGACCTCTCCCTCCTCGACTACGCGTGGAGGGGGTGGGAGTCGGCGTACACGCTTCTGAAAGGCGTGAAGATCCACAAGCCGAAGCCCTGCGCGGTCTGGGCTAAGCTCCTCGACAGGGTGTACGGGGAGTGGGGCGGCTACGGTGTCGGCTACTTCAAGCTCAGCAGGGCGGGGGCAGTCTCCCAGGTGACGTACCCGGGCTTCGTCCCGGAGGATGCTGTGCTCTCGGCTCTGGCGACCCTCCTCTTCCTGGCCGACAGGAGGGGCTACCCGAGGCCGCTCAGCTACGTCCACCACATCGCGGTGCTTAACCCCGAGTTCGCGAGGCTGCTGGCAGACGAGCTGTACAAGAGGCAGGCGAACCCAATCCTTAAGTCTATGCTCGCCCCCTCAGGCAGGGTTGCGGCGGGCTTGAGGTGA